In Lolium perenne isolate Kyuss_39 chromosome 5, Kyuss_2.0, whole genome shotgun sequence, the sequence tacgctggcccgttagatcgcggtgtttctttagccatgttttgtgtagttatttgcagatctcatatgccgttaactttcttgatgtgttgcttcgcatgaagtttgtttaaatattgtacagtacaaaagcattatccggtcgctaccctcctattcattctatcgacactgtgtgcatccacatatttatagccttatacccattcatttgctgcctcttgtttttgtcttgcatgcTATTGTCATgcttgcttttatagtcatgctatgggcatttccaatctgcttgttcttataccacgtcattagctcaccgctatttGCTAgtttgttttctcgtgtctgctattctcacactttgcttttataatcatgatatgtgcatttccaatctgcttgctcttatacctcgtctttagcttatatagttattctttgcgtgcatgtctggtctttgtattatcgtgaaGCGACTtgccaatgttatttttcctagggattgatcatgcgaaccacttattagaacatccaacattaactgcGGGGAAGCTAGGAAAGGTTggtatctgagttcttggttggtaattttggctgtTTACTTCCGtttttatctataacctatatgcattgttccttatgcaagagattaacacttggaaccctgccatagcaatgccattcatgctttactatgtttacgcctatttgatatgcttgtcttggagaagctgcgaaggtgatttgaacacgacatttggtcattcttaatgccagtttactttatgtggaaaaccttggcattaccctactctaaatctgaatgtcgaaattcgtatctcatgcaaagcaacatctagttggttttaatcgatatctggtaaatattggcttattcatttggcggctcaagttttttgttatttgaaaccggtgacttggtcttaaatgtgatatctaaacacagattaaggacaatggagcgggaggattagcatttcacttgatggctgaacctaaaatgacgaggcatgttgaccacgactagtgcacgcaagagaaggactgcgGCGAGCcaatatgtgcttagtacatgcatcttatcttatcttgtgcttatttctgctacatctttgttatctgatctctacattgcgtaatacatgtttgaatagttaattgttgtaactatgtttgcaatgttaccagaatgcagttttaatgaagcgagtcatcattagaagatagtcgccaaaaaaggatctgtagcgaccactgtgcaacattatgatgtaagtttgtgcttagtacaagttccatacattgtcttatttatgcaacttgttattatcttatatctacattgcataataaatgtttgcatagttcatcgtttaactctttttgcattattatcgagaatgcggttgtgatgaagcaatcttcattagaagtgaggcccacaaaaagttcgatatttcttcgatgcatcttctcatagccgtcaacctagaccattgctttcatcaagcaggtaaatatctcaaggtttgtactttataaaagacatggtattctttgctttaagatctgtaggcgatatgttgacaaagagtacacaagattcaatcaaggcgattgccaaatgtcaacgtgttattgatgatgctaatagaagtcctcaatgattctatgtaattttttgtttgggcacattaattgccttgtaattttcctactgttttatttgtgtatgtaattgtgtgtatcattgatatcgattttaggctcatgaaatgtaatgcaagttgactagtcaaacaagtagggcactacaacagattgggccggcccacttacgatagtgtgggacccactttcattttgggccagcccacttctttagtaggcggcccggttacacgatagtgggatccacatgcttattgggccggcccactatcttgttgggccacctatttgctatatggtggtcccacatggtaaatgggccggccctttaacgggaaggtgggacccactgtgtttttggccgacccactatcttgttgggccggcccacttgctatatggtggaccccacatactaaatgggccggccttttaagctggaaagtgggacccatctgtgtttttgacccggcccactatcttgttgggccggcccactatatatggtggaccccacatactaaatgggcggaCTTTTAacgggaaggtgggacccactgtgcttttggccgacccactatcttgttgggcggcccacttgctatatggtggaccccacacaccaaatgggccggccctttaacgggaaagtgggacccactgtgtttttggccggcccactatcttgttgggccggcccacttgctatatggtggaccccacatactaaatgggccgaccctttaagcggaaagtgggacccactgtgtttttggccggcccacttgctatatggtggaccccacacactaaatgggccggccctttaacgggaaagtgggacccactttgtgttttggcccggcccacttgcttcttgggcggcccgattcttgtaaggtggaccccacatgttaaatgggcggcccatttaagttttgaccgatcaaccttagaggttaggcccggcccacgtaactaatggaccggcccaactatatagttgaccggtcaaactatgtcggtggcccggcccgcttaagacgtggcgaggcctcgtgtgggcctaccatctaccacggggtttcggcggttaacgccgttagcgcgattaacggcgtacgccacaTGTCGGtttgcatgacgtcggcgatcaacgggctcccggaaacacttgggcaacggtccgattttccgtggcggaagggcgcccaagcgcgacggaccgaaaaaatcgtcgtaggactttgcctgacgcagtttccacaacagaacccatatcgtcgggttaggcccataggcgacgaaaaataccccttagcggacgattttgagacgttgtctatcagaacttttcttgtagtgctacttcttcttcttcgctgatggccccgcctcgtcgtcgtcatcgcggtggcgcttcctgctcgccacctcttccgaagaggcggtgtcggcgcccgacgcgtcggagtcctcctcgtcgtcggcggTGAACGTCGGCTGCGCCTTTGCCTTTGCCTTTGCCTGCtccttggccttggccttggccttggccttggcggccttggccttggccgccttggccttggccgccttcgccttcgcacgggccaccgccgccgccgcgtcctcgctCTCTTCTTCCTCCGCGTCGTCCTCCCAGCCCAGCCATTCCTCCTCGTCAATCAGCGGCGGCGGGGAATCGTCGCCGGCCGCTCGGCGTCCcggctctctccaccaatggcgccagccagcaggctttccctcgctggaggtgtcggacgggagctgggagatgtagctcatcgtcgctggaggtgtcggatggaGGCTTGGATGAATGGTGGCGtacgtacgggtcttattgagcgcggatgaacggcggcgcagaagtcgaagagagcagcggttgctcttccgaggagtcggcgctccattccggcggggTTGGCGCGCcgtcgacgcggttgccaatgcgacggttccgcttcctggcaactgcaccgtcgctacgtatgtggcggttgagcgtccgagccgctgacgggtcgggcccgcgcctcctcgcctctcatttcgttgtgtccggcgtgcccggtcgtcccaatgggacggggacgggctcgggacgccggacaccgtatcgggccgcgccggacaaaaaaggcctttgggacgcgcggctgggaacgtttttttgtccggcgcgccccaaatcgctttgggggacggtttgggggacgcgactggagatgctctaagtatgGATGAAAGGGTAATAAAATGGGAAAAATCCCCTTTTAGCAACGGTTTGGGGACGTGACTGAGATACTCTAATATCTTCAGAATATATTAATATTTACATGATTTTTTAAATTTGTTCTACCTCAAATTATTTTCGTCCTCTGAACCTTGTGGTCCCTTCCTGGCACAAGAAGATGAGGCTGACCCTGTGGGCTGTGGGGGTACTCCAGGCAGGCGCAGGCAGGGTCATCGTCGTACGCTGATTCAGAATCATGCACTGTCTGGACGGAGTGAAAATGCCAACTAGTAGAAGATAAGTGAAGTAGCACGCTGTACCTCTCAGCAAGACATGTTTACGCATGCCCTTGAAACCTTGCATGTGACTGCTCAGTGGCAACTGTGCATGCAGGCACGGAGTAGAACATAAACCCGTCGACTGAACGTATGCTGTTCATTTGAGCAGCAGCTCTGTGATCATACAACCCCCAAAAAAATACAGATCGAGATGAGCAGCAAAGAGCATATGGGAACAGGCGCGGCGGAGCTTGTCCGGATCGTTTCTCGGCGGATGATCAAGCCGCCGCCGTCGTTCTCGGAGGAGGCTGTGAACATCCACCTCACGCCCTGGGACCTCTGCCTCATCACCGTGGACTATATCCAGAAGGGTATACTCCTGCCCAAGCCGCCCGCCGGCGGAGTGGTGGTCGACACCCTCGCGTCCTCATTCGCGCGCGCCCTGGGAAAGTTCCACCCCTTCGCCGGCCGGCTGGTCGTGGAGCATCACGACGGCGGGACCACCACAGCCGTCCTGCTCAAGTGCACGGGAGAAGGCGCCGAGTTCATCCACGCGGTGGCGCCCGGTGTGGCCGCCGCGGACATCGCCGGCTCGATACACACCCCTTCGGTGGTCTGGGCGTTCTTCCCGCTCAACCATGTGCTCGGCGCGGACGCTGCCACGGAGTCGCTGCCTGTGCTGTCGGCGCAGGTCACCGAGCTCGCCGACGGCGTCTTCATCGGCATGTCCCTGAACCACTCCGTGGGTGACGGCACCGCCTTCTGGAAGTTCTTCAACACCTGGTCAGAGATCAACCGGGGTGGCGTCGACCTGCGCGGGCCGGCGCCGGTGCACCAGAGGTTCTTCATGGACAGCAGCCCCGTGCCGGTCATCCTGCCGTTCAGCAAGCTGCAGGACGTCGTCCTGCGGCTCGAGCGTCCGGCGGTACAGGAATGCTTCTTCACCTTCTCCGCGGCGAGCATCCAGAAGCTCAAGGCGAGGGCGAACAGAGAAACGCCGGCCGCCATCACGGTCTCCTCGCTCCAGGCCCTGCTCGCGCACCTTTGGCGGGCGGTGTCCCGTGCTCGGCGCCTCCCGCCGGAGCAAGAGACATCTTACTCTCTGCTCATCGGATGCCGAGGGCGTGTGAAGGGGATACCACAAGTCTACATGGGCAACGCCGTGGTGTTCGCCAAGGCGAGCTCCACCGTCGGCGAAATCCTGGACAAGGggccagtggcggagccaggaatTGCTCACGCCACGGGCGAACAGAAaagagcaaaaaaaaaattgcACGAAAATGACCCCAGTTTTAAGGCATAACAGAATACAAGCTAAGTTGTATAACCAATACGAATTTAAGCATTTTATTCAATAATTTTTCAACTCAAAACAAAAGACAATATGTAGCATACATGAAACAAAAGATGGTACCAAATCAACGATCTTCTTGTCCTGAGCCTTCCATGACTACATCTTCAATACTAGAAGAAGCTAACCCTTCAAATATAAGATGACCAAGATCATTACAGTTCATCAAATGAAAATCAGTTCTTGCTTCTTGGATGAATGAGTCCAATTGGTTTCTAAGGACAAATGCAACTTCATATGTAGAGAAATCAGCAACGTACATATTAGCAAGCTCAACTAGTTTGTCTTCATCATAATGTACTCccttctagcaagatctctaataTCTGGATCCAACTGTTTAGTTGGTTTTCTCAAACCAGGATCTGATTCAATATCACCAACCCTAAGTGCAGCTGCAACATGGGGAGTATTAACACTTGCTTGAGTTGAAGGGCCTGCACCTGTGGTTTGAATTCTGTTTCGTTTGTTCATCTTGTTTTCTTGTAAATATAATTTGTAGCTAAATTAACTAAAATAGCTACCAGTAGAGGAATTAGCACCTAACTAAATAGAAAATCTAGACAATCTAATTGTAAGATGAATTGAGGAAATAAATTGCAGAGCAAAAAAAAGGGGGATAGAGCAAAACCTAGCTCCGCGCCGGGAGGTGGCGACGCGAGCTGCGAGCGAGTTGCCGGGACCGGTAGGCGGGCCTGCGGGGGCGTGGTCGCGTGGAGGTGGGCGGAGGTCGGAGAGGCACCCGTGCTGGACGGCCGGACGACGGGACGAGCCGATGAGGCGGCGACGGCAACGGCGCGTAGCGCGCAGCGCGTTCCGTGCTTCTTCTCGGTTAGCCTGGTGGCTGGACTCAGCTGGGCTAAACGGTGACAAAATTCACCCAAAACTGGGCTGAGCTGGGCTACGCCCCGGGCCAAAATTACGAATATGAGCCTGCTAGGAAGGCCACGCCCCAGGCCATGGCCCGTGTTGCCTGGGGCCTGTCTCCGCCTTTGCAAGGGGCTAGGCTGGACGGCGTGGCAACTGAACCGCGTAGTGGCGTCATTCGACGAGGCTGGCATGGCGGACTGGCTGGATCGCTGGACCAAGAAGCCGGATTTCCTCTACGCGGGGGCGAAATCGTTGGGAGGTGCTGCGGTCACCACCGGGAGTTCGCCACGTTTCGACGTGTTTGGGAACGACTTCGGGTGGGGGAAGCCGGTTGCCGTGAGGAGCGGCTGCGGCAACAAGATTGACGGGAAGGCGACGGTGTTTGAGGGGCCCGAGCGGGGAGGTAGCATGTCGCTGGAGGTGTGCATCACGCCAGACGCGCTGCAGAGGCTTGTCGCCGATGAGGAGTTCATGGACGCCGTCAGCATGCCGATGTGATCAGGTTATCAAAAACTCGTGTGATGCTAAGATCTTTATGTGTGGAGGCGCAGCGGTGGCGGGTTGTCCTCGTTCTTGTCGATCTGCCGGTGTTTgtattctttttctttttctctgttGGTTCCTTTGGGCTTGGTTGTGCTGCGGCCCCAGCATGCTTGTTGTAtcgtggttgctatattaatatagcgggcgaAAGCCTATATCGAGGAAAACTCGTGTGATGCATTTGTATCATCTGTTacaaggcaattgctaagttgtactCTCTTTATTccatactagcaaaagtgcccgtgcgttgcaccgggagaaaaaTAACTCGAACACTCCAGTAAATCAACGGAGAAACATGTTAATTCTAAGAAGATTAACTTGAGAGGCTCTCGCTACACTGACTTATACTACCGCAGACTTGTAATGACTTTCTTTAAAAGGTAAAAGGCCCCGAAGAACCAGGAAACTGAGCTAAAACGACATATGGTACAATTTTATAGAAAGGCCCTAAGAGAAGCACGAATATGTACACAAATGTCCTTGGTTTTCAAGAATTGCACCCTAGAAGCAATCACGTTGACCTGAAACGCGATCGAGTCCTTGTGCTCTGCCGTTAGGTGCAGTCATTGCAAGCGCCGTGggggacgaaaccacttgggGCATCGGAGACAGTAGTCACATCTTGTTTCCCACCAACAAGGCCTCAGTGTCGTGCCTTTCCTTGGATCGTCCACGTGGTCGTCTCTCACGTGCCTCCATCATGTGGGCACCTCTTCATAAAAATTAAATATAGTTTCCAATTCTGTATTTTGGTATATTGAAAATAATATTCTATTTGGAAATACTCGATGGAAAATGAAAAATAACAGGCTTGTACAGGCCTTTTGGGAATTTTCTAATTTGGGGCATCGTGTTTAACAAAAGAAGCATGCCCCACATGTAATTAAAATGTTTTATGTGTAGTTATGGAAATACTTGCTGAAAAATGAGAAAGAAAAAATGTCGCGTGTGATGCAAACATGTAAAGCAGAAGAAGCAGGTCTGCTAGGGACTCGTGTGGTGTTCCTAGCGTACAAGCCGCCACCTGTAGTGTCGAGGAAAGGACAAGGCTTCCCTTGCAAAGGCAAAGGGGATCGATGCCCCCATTCTCTTCTCTTAATTTCGTGCCTGCGCTCACCTTTTTTCCTCCGGTCCTCCTCCGGGACCATTCGCACACATATTTTTCAATCCTTCCTTTTCCTCTCTTTAATTCATATAAGCAGCAGATTTCACCCCAATCAATGGTATTGTACTTGATTCACCTTACTGATATTCCAGGCAAATTCCAACGTATATAAACCAGTGGCACTCGTTGTAAGGGAACGATGTGGGACTATTTAACTCTTAGTATCGATTGTATGTTTTCTGGATGGATTCGTTTGGGTTGCTTGTGAATTTCTCTTATGGGCCTGATTTGAGAAAAAAATTGTAGTCGCATGGCCGTGCGTGGGCGCGCTGGTATTTTGTTGGGCGAGCTAGTTGGCG encodes:
- the LOC127301339 gene encoding uncharacterized acetyltransferase At3g50280-like, which translates into the protein MSSKEHMGTGAAELVRIVSRRMIKPPPSFSEEAVNIHLTPWDLCLITVDYIQKGILLPKPPAGGVVVDTLASSFARALGKFHPFAGRLVVEHHDGGTTTAVLLKCTGEGAEFIHAVAPGVAAADIAGSIHTPSVVWAFFPLNHVLGADAATESLPVLSAQVTELADGVFIGMSLNHSVGDGTAFWKFFNTWSEINRGGVDLRGPAPVHQRFFMDSSPVPVILPFSKLQDVVLRLERPAVQECFFTFSAASIQKLKARANRETPAAITVSSLQALLAHLWRAVSRARRLPPEQETSYSLLIGCRGRVKGIPQVYMGNAVVFAKASSTVGEILDKGPGLGWTAWQLNRVVASFDEAGMADWLDRWTKKPDFLYAGAKSLGGAAVTTGSSPRFDVFGNDFGWGKPVAVRSGCGNKIDGKATVFEGPERGGSMSLEVCITPDALQRLVADEEFMDAVSMPM